CGCTGGAACCACTTGGCAATTGCCGACGCGGAGGCCGGCTTGGCACCATAGGCATGCAGAAGGCTTTCAACCTTGGGTATGCCGCCAAATTCGTCAATGAGGAACTTCTTCGTGTCGAACATGATCGCAGTCTGTAAAGTGTTTGTCGCCTGTTTGTCGTATATAAGAGGACAGATTGTCCGGTGTCAAGCGGCGAAAACAACAAAAAAGACAAAATGTCTTGCAAGTGCATTGTATGTCGCCTATTAATGTAAACCGACATACACTTTCCGGAAAGGAGACAAATCTGATGGCATCAAATAACCGGACGCACATAGTGAACGACCGGGCTAAAGACGAAGATACGACCACACCCAAGTTCCTCACCAAGGAAGAGTTCGGGCGTCGTCTCTACCGCATGATGATCGCGAAAGGCTGGCGTCAGTCCGATCTTGCCCGCGCCGCAGACATGCCGCGCTACTCTATCTCGACCTACATTCGAGGCCAGTCGTTCCCGACAGCGCAGAGCGTCAAGAAACTGGCCGAAGCGTTGGGCGTGGAGCCGGAGCGGGTACTGCCGAATATCAACCACGGGGCGATCCGGGAGGACGCGCCGAGCTTCGCGATCAAGTCGAGCCCGGGCAACCCGGAGCGTGCCTGGCTGACGGTCGACCGCGAAGTCAGCTTCGACGTTGCGGCGAAGATCGCCGGGCTGCTGAACACCGATGCTTCTAACTGAGGCCGAAGTCGCAGAGCGGC
This DNA window, taken from Hoeflea algicola, encodes the following:
- a CDS encoding helix-turn-helix domain-containing protein, encoding MASNNRTHIVNDRAKDEDTTTPKFLTKEEFGRRLYRMMIAKGWRQSDLARAADMPRYSISTYIRGQSFPTAQSVKKLAEALGVEPERVLPNINHGAIREDAPSFAIKSSPGNPERAWLTVDREVSFDVAAKIAGLLNTDASN